A genomic stretch from Calonectris borealis chromosome 6, bCalBor7.hap1.2, whole genome shotgun sequence includes:
- the FAM237A gene encoding protein FAM237A, with the protein MDLGSRGRIHCNMRLTCSLLIMGAFCVTPFLCHSQIDPLALGRADPQCWESSSAVLLEMRKPRISDSVSGFWDFMIFLKSSENLKHGALFWDLAQLFWDIYVDCVLSRTHGLGRRQLAEAEQKITSLRSQFTGRKQGIFSHIQRSTVLKKKDSFEDLTSIYMHKSRSTLLGRIIGELGKKRK; encoded by the exons ATGGACCTTGGGAGCAGAGGAAGAATCCACTGCAACATGAGACTCACCTGCTCTCTGCTAATCATGGGAGCATTCTGCGTGACACCTTTCCTCTGCCATAGCCAAATTGATCCACTAGCTCTTGGGCGAGCAGACCCCCAGTGTTGGGAATCCTCCTCAGCTGTCTTACTGGAGATGAGAAAGCCTCGCATTTCTGACTCTGTCAGTGGCTTTTGGGACTTCATGATCTTCCTGAAATCATCAGAGAACTTGAAACACGGGGCTCTGTTCTGGGACCTGGCTCAGCTCTTCTGGGATATCTATGTGGACTGTGTGCTCTCCAGAACCCATGGCCTAGGGAGAAGGCAGCTagcagaagctgaacagaagaTTACTTCTCTACGTTCTCAGTTCACAGGGAGAAAACAAG GGATATTTTCTCATATTCAGAGGTCAACAGTTCTGAAGAAGAAAGACTCATTTGAAGATTTAACAAGTATCTACATGCATAAGAGTAGATCTACATTACTTGGAAGAATCATTGGAGAGCtagggaaaaagaggaaatga